In one window of Carcharodon carcharias isolate sCarCar2 chromosome 14, sCarCar2.pri, whole genome shotgun sequence DNA:
- the LOC121287325 gene encoding vimentin-type intermediate filament-associated coiled-coil protein-like — protein MRRMSVLSPVQIKEANAHLAAVHLRVTELERRLEAAERTVREQAERLMGKDRELQAAIRELTLRKDREMVDVQEKLQDCEGTVQRLQTVMKEKDSVIAQLRHRSQLLDKITCSRPLLDNLLSYMAEAERSQSVHISHLDSHPGFPDLHAHSLLLGTNGLMNTCLSDRNFSVSEDDMEEPGQDDAIFGTTV, from the exons ATGCGCAGGATGTCGGTGCTGAGCCCGGTGCAGATTAAAGAGGCAAACGCGCACCTGGCGGCTGTCCACCTCCGGGTGACGGAGCTGGAGCGGCGGCTGGAGGCGGCCGAGCGGACGGTGCGGGAACAGGCCGAGCGGCTGATGGGCAAAGACCGGGAGCTGCAGGCCGCCATCCGGGAGCTGACCCTACGCAAGGACCG GGAGATGGTGGACGTGCAGGAGAAACTGCAGGATTGTgaagggacagtgcagaggctgcagacaGTGATGAAGGAGAAGGACAGTGTGATCGCCCAGCTCAGACACCGCAGTCAGCTGCTGGATAAAATCACTTGCAGCCGGCCCCTCCTTGATAACCTGTTATCATATATGGCTGAGGCTGAACGCTCACAGAGTGTCCACATCTCGCACCTTGACTCTCACCCTGGCTTCCCTGACCTCCATGCACACTCCCTCCTCTTGGGAACCAATGGGTTAATGAACACCTGCCTCAGTGACCGCAATTTCTCTGTCAGTGAGGATGATATGGAGGAGCCAGGTCAAGACGATGCAATCTTTGGTACCACGGTTTAA